tcatttgtcaccTAACACCTATCTTTATGGCATCCCTTAAATTAACGATGTgtgaataaagaacaaacaaacgATTGCATAGCACCTGCTATCATGGATAATAGGAGTATTGTCTCAGAATTCTGGGGAGTTTATAATAAGGAagtcaataaatgaaatcaaaggaTTGTCACAAGACAGCATATAGGtcaataaagattaagatcaatacacagaagctGAGTAAGATACACAGATCAGAAGAAGATAAAGTCAATAAACGAAATAAAAGTTTCTACAGATTCTACACATATGGGAAACACACAACTTTACGATTTTGAATCATTCATGTTAAATTGCTCCAGAAAAtcgtatatttgttatttctcaactcattttattggaaagaaAACACTATAACACGATTTATCCAAGGACTTTGTCTTTACTTTCCCCGATTTCAAAGtcttcataaaagaaataataaattgtttctttataaatctagatttaaaccattaaaccaattttgatgatttgaaataaggttcttttccctattcaaacaaaacaagaagtttaaaaaacaatcaattaggttttaattctaaaagcaaaattaaaaaataaagtgaattaaCTATTTTTCACTTGACTAAactcataaacataataatctgatttaaacaataaaatttcaatgtcaatatttttgttcttattctatgttgtatgcgtttctcaacatccttctttgtgtatgttgtatgcaaatgtgaaaacccttctttgcctatgttgtatgcgttacactatttctttgttgtatgcatttcataccAACCCCCGTTCTTTTACACTCGGAACACATAGACGGATCCAACAATCAGACGATCATTAATTaaaccaatttcaataaaatttgaaatataaaccctttatgaagCATAGtccaatatgtatacaataaatttatttattaattaaaatgaatgagtTTTCAGtagatttcacgttttgagtggatttcacgtgattCCTGTACATCACCTCGCATCGTTATTTTAGAAACTATTTTTTGGAAGTTTAAAACGCTTAATTTTGGCTGTGTATGGTTTATGGTTAATCACTGCCCGTTAGGGCGGAAATAGTATTTCAACACTCTTGAAATAGCATTGAAAGCTATGAAGTGGTCCCTAACCAACATCCCATTGGCAAAAAAACTGTTGCCTGCATCCAAATGCTAATCTCACGTACATAAAAATTATCGCGTACCGTGAAAGCGTTCACAGCAACgatttttgacaacatttacGTTAACACTATCTTAATTTTTCACCATGTATCGAAAGGAAAAGCCACTGCCAATGAAAAGCAGCGCATCCATGATTTGTAATAACTTAACCATATTAAACAATGCTGAAAAGGGTTTCCTAAATTATGCCGTTATTCACAAATATCTCATCAACATGATTTGTACATCTACTGACGGTTCGCAAGTGACCCACAGACAGGTGCTTTTTAAGGAACCATCGGCTACTCAACAAGGCACTGCTATGATCATGCAGGTAAATTTGATATGACCTAcaatattgcataattattcaACGACAtgtttagtccaaataattgtacgttggcagattttttttagatttttgatatggcaagtccttcacatacaaattgtggGTAGTTGtcccgatcaggattccgggttaaagcatatagagtctataaaatatcataaaaacaagaaatattaccagataatgttattttagttattagttccgtacataaaaaataaatatccaacttataattatgagtttgacggctttttttcatttcattctgtcaaaatataatgatatatacatgaagggcacctgcaaggcttcagggcacagttttaaatcgctcggaacatttcggccatggccgagttgttacgattgtataacgaggcctatctcgaagctttgtcggaggaggccaagttattacgattgtatcgagttgttccccttcgcataattgttttatgtgtcagtcaactttcgttttattggaaaagtaaacaacttgttttaatgcattaaatgcttgtttagtgcaaaataacatttcacttacatggtaaagtatgaatataactctttacgatcaatttcaaccataaaatacttcacttaaaacatttaacaatttcaatatttttaaaacacccccgttttttgcacattcccgtttagacgttagggattggaagaatcccatataacacgtctattattttagactacgaCATGTTGTGATGACACTTTGTCCTGTAGTAATATATCTAAcctagccacaataatgtgcACTTAGGGAACTTTTGTAACATTTGGGCAGTCAGcaaaacaaaagttgtcaaagactctgaagcagcTGTGTATGtttatggcaaatccttcacatacaaattgtcttgtaccaaaagtgggtagttattccgatcgggattccgggataaagcatattgcatctataaaatatcataaaaacaagaattatttcagataatgttattttatataagttccgtacacaaaaaataaatatccaaggAATAATTATGAGCATGATGTGTTTTTGtccatttcatactgtcaaaacataacgatatgtAAATGAAGGGCACATGCAAATCTGCGGTTCACAGGTTTACGACAATCGGAgaacacttcggccatggcCAAGTTGTTAAGATTGTATTTACAAGGTCTATCTCAAAGCTTTTCGGAGGTGGCCGATTACGATTGGGTTGAGTTGTTACACTTGGCATAACTGTTGTCTatgtcagtcaagtttcgttttattggaaaggtaaatcctgtgttttaatgtatttaatggTTTTCATGTGCAATATATCTTagcacttacatggtaatatatgaatacaaacctttaatatctttttcaaacataaaatacttctctaaaaacaatttcaaaattttcaaaaaaccccagtttttgcacaaacctgtttagatgttagggattggaagaaacctgtataacacgtctattatttttaACTAGCTCTTCCCATGATATTGCCAGATTACACATGCATTCTTTTCTTTTGATCTTCAGGTGCAATTTGAAGACAATACGTATTTTAGGATAAGCTTACTTAGATAACTTAATAAGAGTATTTCTACGCGATTTGAAGTTGTTCCATCCGGTAAAGGTTATCTAGGGCTGAGGAattaatgaaaatcaatgaaTACTCTATCtctatttttttctcattgCTTCCTCCCCAAACCATGATTTACATCATCAGCAccacattatataaatacattccATTAACATTACATTACACtagtgttattaattatattcaactatattttcatgtatatccattctaaatattatataaacctGGGAGGAATGGTCAGTGTCCACCCACTCCTGCTGAAGCACTTGCACAGCCCTCTTTTTAGCCTCTTTCAGTTAACATTTCCGGCCAATCGATGAACTCTTGCCTTTTATTTCTGAcaccagtaaagtaaacctTGTAGGAAAAGTGTGCCCCTAAACCTTGTAGGAAAAGTGTGCCCCATGTGGGACTTGAACCAACAACTGTCGGAATAAGTACAGTGctcttaccaactgagctaaTCAGGCAGCTGGTTCTTAATCTTACCCATACGTACCAAATGACTGACTGATGAatttgattttacatttttttttttttgatatacgAAATTGACAAAAGTGTTTGGGATTATTGGGAGACTTGAAACTATATACGTACAACACACTTTTATTTGGGTCTGTAGCCAGGCATGCCTTTtattataaagctttaaaggatAACTTAAGTTGATTGTCCCACAGAACATGCTGAAGCGCAGCGCCTAATGGAGTACCAGATTTTTCCGATATCTGGAGATGCATAAGGTTTTAAAATCTAAGTGCTACATATAGTTTCAGGCATATTATATAAAAGggagtacatgtatattctttttttatttcagacgAAATGGGTGACACTGAGGAATGGAAGAGCTCTTCTTGTTCTCACTTCTCTTAAAGGAATTCAggtttgcaagaaaaaaataaaaaataataatgttgcaCTATGAAACAAAATCTATCATAACTATTGTATTATTGGTGCTTTtccatttttaatatgtttttcataacaATGAACAGCAAAGAACATGTGTCTTTTAAACcgaaattaattataatttcatttagttAATTATGTTACGGTAAGTCATTTTGTTAAGCGTTACTCTGTTCTTAATTTCAACAGGTATTCGAGTATGATGGATCTGCTATGGTGTACTGGCATGCTCTTGGGGATTCAAACGCTGATGTGTCAGGTAGTTATAATTCAATCAATGggatttaatgcatttttaaaataaaagagtgtaacagaaaaatataaatgtatgtatttatgtaaataatttacccatgaaaagaaatatgttcACACTTTTGTTTCCTTACCTGTATCATTGcccctgtttttttttaattttaccaatctgtcaacatttatttttccaaaCAACATCTTAAATTacccaaaaatattttcaaagcaaGTAGGCCTTCTACATATGAACCTTATTTTCAGCTTGTAACGGTGTCTTGTTTTGAGTTCTCATGCCGATTCTTGATAAAAGTTTGAATGACTATAAACTCACcagaaaagtttttttattagaCCTCTTTTATTGTTCTTTCTTTTCTTACCTACTAattttgttgacaaaataaGTGTATCAGAACTATGTGATACAAACAACCAAACTGTCCCTTACTTTTCAAGTACATACAGTTACCTCTCCTTGGTTGAAAGTTGCTTTTTTCTTTatcttatttgtatttatattttaccttttgTTTTCTGGCGAATTTACAAAAGTTATAACAAGATGggtatttacaatattttgatttattttagcaaaacacatgtacatgtttttgtctttgtGACGAATTGctgtttcttatatatataaagttatatgtTTTGACTCACAAcgtatcattttatttttagaccAGACAAACTTTGGGCGAGGGATTGCAGCTGTTGGAGAAAACTACCTCTGTATTGGTAGGTTCTGTATTTCCATACCATTCTTTCATTTCTGAATGCAGCTTTTCCTAAGCTTTGAggtattcaaacaaaaaaataaataaaaaaatggataagttaaaaaattattgCATAACTGTTAACCATTTGGATGGTTTATGTTAACTTGCAAGACATGCATACCTGTTCTAGTACTACTGGTAGGCGTAATTTTATACATAggaagaaacaaaaacaatgcagTATTTTCCAGGGTAAGAAAGTGCTCCTAGGATTCTTAATTTTTAACAGGAACAACCGCGACAACTCCTTACTACtccaaaaatgacatttttagcACTCTGAAATGTTTAGCCCATCTACAAACTGCCATATATGaaacttcattatttttataaacattacacatttcattaaatataattcttGCAGACAAGCCTTACCTATAACGTGCCTGAATATAACTCcaaatttaagcatttttttgtgaatgttTTCCTGTCATTTTGAACAAATTGATGGTACAacattttacagtgaaaatacaATCGTGTATAATGCACAAACCTATATACAAATGAGGTATTGATTTTTTGGTTAAgggatgatatacatgtttatgtagaATGCAGGATAATCTCgtgcaatataataataataataactttatttaaagaaggtaacacattaagacataggcatcatattataaacaaaacataacacacgacttatttacaatgtggccttctgaaagaacatacacacgcacacacacataaatgcttagaatgaaaacgtaagcataaatttatgttatttcaaaagggtacgtattaaaatgttatacgaaaacataaagaaacatgaatataatacattaattataagatcaatgccgaacaatacatcaatttgtacataaaggttaacaaatcgtatcattaaaatttattaactgagtaagtaggacagtcacacatgtatttaacaccttaatcgagatatatataatgtaaaaaaaacaatagtcatggaattatgcgtacaattcttacaacggtttttgcaattgatgatgtaaaaagaacttcttgcagcaggctttaaatgtattttccgTGTTCGATTTACGTATTCGTTCTGGTAAAGAGTTCCAAACTGTCCCGctgtagcatgcaaacgagtgtttcttgtattgagttttatgtcgaatgtgggcaatgtcttgtcgcgtagaagatcgtaatccatatcttgtattgtttgataactttataatgtctcttatataactcggtgtaagattgttaatagatttatataccataacagccgtttgatatttgcaacggtattcaaattgaagccattctaattgtttaaataattcatgcgatggcgttctaataggcttaaagagaataattttagcagctcttttttgaagcatgGTTATTCGTTTCGTATGCGTTTGCTTGCTTTTCCCCCAAACActacaacaatagtcaaacataggaagtatatacgatttataaaacttaaatttataaaatttataaaatataatgaaattcatgacaacattaaatatagaatGGTCCTCGTAAGCTGACACAAATCGTTCTTGTGTTGGTTTCTTAGacagaaaccagtacttgtcAAGACAAAAAGAAGATATCCCTTGTGGCTTAACCTGCAACCTCTGCGGTGGAAATCAGAcatctagaccactctcacattGCTTTAAAATGAAGATTCTTATTTCAGGGACACAGCAAGGGCAGATTCTAGTGTTTGATGTCCCTCCTAAGGGTACCAATGTTTCACTGGTCAACACACTTCAAGGTATAGACATTGATTCTGTATTGTTAAAAATGGAGGATGCACATTTGATATGTATATTTCCTGTACTAATCATTCTTTTCGTTATGGTAAACCAGGTATGGTTTGGTTTCCAATCAACAActcaatgtttttaatgaagGTAGACAATTACAAGTAGATGGTACatgttgattttgaattaaaaaaatcaattttcatatttggtaGATAAATTAAAaccttatacatgtacatcatgaCAAAAATGGTTGATGTTGCTTTGGtgtttattatatcatttagtACACAATCTATGCCACCCCTTGTGAcaaggttgtccggttagcgcagtggtttgcgccctcgcttctcaccaaggtgacccggcctgggcgcatgtgagtttggttagtggtcagaAAGCcgaacaagtgggttttctccaggtactccggtttcccccacaacacaagaccacactcttgcgcaacatcgtgccaatgagagtgattcatataagttgcaatagcttgtttcacaatcgttgtaaaattaaataagtttaaaccaaaGCAGGGGTATAAtgctttgcacatgtctgtCTGTTGCTCGGTAGACCGAACCTTGTCCATTTTATAACAAGAGAATGTTTAGGACTATTCATGCTTGGtggggaggttggtcatgaccagcagatgattCCTCTTGATTTTGAAGTCAGTAGATTAAAGGTCATGGTGGTGGTGCCCTTGCTTGTGTGATTGATAACTAGAGCATGCTTGGGCATACTATCCTCAAACATGGTAGGCAAGTTGGCCATGACCAGCAGATggcccttattgattttgaggtcagtaggtcaaaagtagacattgaccttgaacacaaaaaatgGTCTGATTGATAGCAAGAATATGCTTGGACCTAATGTCCTGAAACTTAATTGTTAGGCTGGTCATTGCCTGTAGACCCTATGATtttatcaaaggtcaaggttaacaGATTGTCCACAGTCATGGTCATCTTTCAAAACAGGTGTtttaggatttttttaaaatgattaataattgaaatgttttacacGGAAGTTGAAAGAACATAATTgtatcattataaacatattggttacactttaattgaccagctatatgtgtatatgtaaaaCTTGCAATACCTTTTTTTATGCCCcacgaaggtgggcatattaaaatcgcaccgtccgtccgtctgtgtGTCCGGTAAcacgtgtccgggctgtaactttccccttgtatggacagattttaaaataacttgccacatgtgttccacataccaagacgacgtgtcacgcgcaagacccgtgtccctacatctaaggttaaggtcacacttagtgtttattcacaatggagtgttgcatataaggacatagagtataggttgtcatgtccgggctgtaactttcccttgtatggacagattttaaaataacttgccacatgtgttccacataccaagacaacgtgttgcgtgcaagagctgtgtccctacctctaaggtcaaggtcacacttagtgtttattcacaatggagtgctgcatataaggacatagagtataggttgtcgtgtccgggctgtaactttccccttgtatggacagattttaaaataacttgccacacatgatccacataccaagacgacgtgtcgcatgcaagacccgtgtccctacctttaaggtcaaggtcacacttaggtgtttatccacaatggagtgctgcatataaagacatagagtataggttgtggtgtcctggctgtaacgttcccttttatggacagattttaaaataacttgccacatgtgttccacataccaagatgacgtgtcgggtgcaagacccgtgtccctacctctaaggtcaaggtcacacttaggtgtttatccacaatggaatgctgcatatataaggacatagagtataggttgtggtgtcctggctgtaactttctcttgtatggaaagattttaaaatgacttgccacatgtgtttgacataccaagacgatgtgtcgcgtgcaagacccatgtccctacctctaagttcaaggtcacactttgtgtttatttacaatgtaatgctgcatataaggacacagagtatagtttgtcgtgtccgggctgtaactttctcttgtatggacatattttaaaataacttgccacatgtgtttgacataccacgAAGACGTGTCGGGTACAacacccatgtccctacctctaaggtgaaagatactcttagtgtttattcacaatggaatgctgaatataaggacataacagtgtaggttgtcaagtatggcatttttttatgttcagaggcaatttaaaataacttgccatatgtatttgacacgtaaaggcaagatcaacttttcatgtactgaccttgttcattagtcaatgtcacattcagggcattcgtcacatactgtgacagctcttgtcttAATTTTAAGTTATACTAACAAATTCACTGCCATCATGAAGATGCAAACAAGTTTTactgaaacaacatttaaaactgCTCAATTACTAAACCTACTATACTCAAAAGTTGGAAGGGATGTTGGTCATAATTTTAAATGGCCCAACAGACATTAAATGTGAAATGACTAATTGGCTTCCATTAGGGagacatacatgttttacaaacatctttttttttcttcaaattgcTCTCAGAAAATTTGGTGGTTTTTTTGCTGTAACAGATAACATGAGATCTGCGATTTTTcctggtgcaatttactgccttttaAAGATACAGGTTCCCCTTGCAAAAATGAGACTTTATTCTAGGAAATTCaagatatttttgcaatatgttAGACAACATTTAGACACTGTTTCcattaacaaaaagaaaaaagcaTTGTATTTcttgcaaaacaaacaagatcTCCAAGATTTGCTTTTATATCACTTATCATTTGAAGGCTGtgacaatgtaaaaaaaaatcgaaaaaattcaattttatgatacatgtattttatccATTATTTCCACAGGTCATAACGTTGCGGTATGTGACTTGGTTGGTGACGGTGATTCACTGGTCAGTAGTGATGAAGATGGCAACATTGTAATCTGGAAATGCCAAGGCTCCTCCCTGTCTCAGTCTGGCAAGATAGATGGGAAGGGGTAAGTGTTCATATTAGTCATTGTCAATAGTTAATATAATTACGAAGGGCCATCTTACATAATCCAAAATGTCACCAAATGAATTTGAGTTTGAAATGACATCTGACAGTGTCAAAAACTTAATTGAATTTGAAAGCTAATTTtgcaaattgaaatatataaagccttattgactatgaccaattttgaaataactgaTTCATTATGAATATCATTAATGTTCAGGAttagcaaattaaaaacatgatcAGATGACACTTTCACTGATAAGACATGGCCAGTGATTTTAGGGTTTAGCATACAATGCCCATCTAG
The Mya arenaria isolate MELC-2E11 chromosome 12, ASM2691426v1 DNA segment above includes these coding regions:
- the LOC128210349 gene encoding WD repeat-containing protein 54-like, which gives rise to MYRKEKPLPMKSSASMICNNLTILNNAEKGFLNYAVIHKYLINMICTSTDGSQVTHRQVLFKEPSATQQGTAMIMQTKWVTLRNGRALLVLTSLKGIQVFEYDGSAMVYWHALGDSNADVSDQTNFGRGIAAVGENYLCIGTQQGQILVFDVPPKGTNVSLVNTLQGHNVAVCDLVGDGDSLVSSDEDGNIVIWKCQGSSLSQSGKIDGKGESCCSLAIWKGILVAAFGNGQIGVYDLATGRLGAMVDAHARWINAIDIAKDSGLCVSASQDSYVRVWQLIPGSSPSIEFKFGDTVPDQQLVGAKFIHEGGRGFCITGYDCSDISFFVQ